gacgtcaaaagcttggcattggacttggtgagaccaagatctctaatcaagtcgttgaggtctttttggttggggtagtatgggtttctctcctcagctccacctctgaaattgtcttctggatctacaacgtcttcctcgctctctgacttgctgctctcttttaaagacggctgctctctctccggaggagtgggtacggggagctcatggcagtgtggcaccggggcgatggatgaaggaaggtccgggtACGTggtagcaggtgcattcttgccagtctgacgtttggaagggtccaccatgcagaagtagcagctgcttgagtggtcagtgggttcccgccaaattcttgagatagcaaacttcatggctctcttttcccctctgtaccatcctacaaaaatacatttatttcacccatgactaatgtgtaagagattctcgctacatttttcatatatgatatattttttcaataacattgaaaattgtaaaacattttaaaattaaaaacttttacaattttaaaaattttagcaaattttataacataaaattccgagcaacaattgtccatcttaccttccagagtttttttgcagtgctcgcaggtgaaatgaggtgcccagggtttgtcttgatccccgacaggcatgccgaaatatgccttgtaggcctcacacatcttagcagatgcttccacggagtactttttcgctcttgtcttgataaattggccgcagacatagcaaaatgcgtctgccggatgcttgcagcctcttgatgccatctcagaaaaatgcagatatgtatccacagctggaactaaactgaactggtgggcttaaggcccctgtatttatactactatttatattactggaaagttctagaaagttctagaagttactccaagtttactcagcaccgaatctatctggaatgttctagaaaataggtaaatttcaaaatatcactgtcctggtcacaaaagcaaagtttgtggggaataatagcaattttctatacttttgaggcataagcaattaggaaataacacttactacccaggaaccaaaaaaaaaataaaataatttacacagtgttattattattttctctgttttataaaaccacgtgcaggaatgaaaaTCAAAGTTTGCActtgtgcagtacgctatcggaataagttaTCTGAAAAGTATGTTTACATGATATAGCCTACATgttgttagttttcggaattttatcggaaatttctaggtgcagTTATCAAAAAACTGACTTCAGGAATATtctgatacattttccgaaaactgtgtttgcatgacttttgatatctgaattagttttctgaaaacttagtttatgaaaaatatcggaattcttatgctcatgtaaacgcacagATTGAAAGTTCACATTGTTCAGGTGTGTAGCAGTGGGTACCCAAGGGGGGGGTTATGGCTTTGAACACCGCCCTGAAATGAATTATTCAACTATGAGGGACAATAAAAAATCTCGATCCACCAccagcaccccccaccccctgccccgccccgacccgacccgacccgacccctGGTAATGTAATCCAGGCGATTCACCATCAGCACCGTGCCCACACCACCCCGCCCAGAATTAAATCTTTGATACGCCAGTGTTAGGCAataaactgaattttttttttttattattttcagtgtGAGAGGAATTTTATTTCCCTTCAATGTCCAGTTCTCACCTAAAAAATAGACTTTTGTTATCTtgaaagctattattattattattattatttatttcttagcagacgcccttatccagggcgacttacaattgttacaagatatcacattatacattatttcacattatacagatatcacattatttttacatacaattacccatttatacagttgttttttttttactggagcaatctaggtaaagtaccttgctcaacggtacaacagcagtgtcctccactggggattgaacccacaaccctccggtcaagagtccagagccctaagcactactccacactgctgccctagtgtacaatatatatatatatatatatatatatatatatatatatatatatatatatatatatatatatatatatatatatatatatatatatatatatatatatatattcttgctGATACTattaataaatcacaaaaaataaactttacataAATCCGACCACATCAATAGGTAATTAAAGATAATGTATTTCCTTTTCAGATTTTGAttattaatgtaatatttttctgcattcccTGCCAGTTGATGTCGGTCTGTGTTTTGGGTGTGTCTGCCTGGATGAGGGATTACCTgaacaatgtgtttattttaaccgCCGACACCAGGTAGAGTAATCGAATGTTTAAAAACTCAGCATTTACGGATGTccagctttttttaaacagctatATGACAATGGCATGACACTTATAATGTACAGTGTATTTTAAGGTCTGTGCAACTGAAAATGTACAAACTGTAAATATGCTTATGCTACTTTAAGACAAAACCTCCTCAAATGTGTGATTCTGTGAGTTTCTGTTCTGTTGGCAAACATTTTGTTTGATATGTGATGTTCCCAGCAAGCCTTTTTAGtgctttatttaaataatacaaataatattgtaTACTATAGTGGAACATTTACAGATATTTTAATTGACACTCCTTTCCACATACTCAGTATTATTCAGGGCTGGTAAACTACAATCGTTATTCCAAATGTTGAGTTGCACTGGAAATGTTAGTATTACAGTTCATGTTCATAACTTGACCTTTGTGAGCATTTAGAATTTGTGGGTAAAATCTTGGAGGGACACAGCTACATTTTAGTACTCCAACTTTTTATCATcaggatttactttttccaaaactGTTAATAACTACTGCTGTGAGCAAGGAGAAATCTTCTGGGTAGAAAAAATAAACCTAAAAGTTTCCAAACTGAGTTGTTGTTTCTTCACAGGCTGGAGGAAGCAGTGATTCGGACCTATTCCCCAGTGGTCCATCCAGTAATGattgctgtgtgctgttttctaATCATAGTGGGGATGCTTGGTTATTGTGGAACAGTGAAAGGCAATCCACTGCTACTTTCTtgggtatgtgtgtgtatttcaaaGCAACTGAGTTGCTGTGGGATTTCATGATCTGGTGTACAGAGCAGTAATAGCCTTGtgcctatttttatttttctccagGTTGTAGGGAATGTTTAATCACACCAGCACCTGTTTTGATATTTATGAGATTTGCAGTTAATAATGGATAACTTGATTGAATTAAGAGAATACCAGAGGCCcagaaaaatatatatcagtagggccagtaaaaaaaaaaaaatccctatcataaataatatgttttttatgggaatatactgtaattgtattaaaatacaaGCCATAGTAACACCTCAAGACAAAACAGTTTGATGTAGCATGTCTGGACTGTACCTCGTGATTGattcatttgttattaaaaatgcattcCTTGCTTGTATTCTGAAATAATGAAAAGCTGCCTGCCTGTTACTATGGGCAAGTCAGTAGCTCAGGCACACTTTGATAGAGGGGCTGATAGTATCTCAGCTGGCAGGAGCTTCAGTATCCCAGGTTGCACAAAGTACCAATGTTTCACAAGGAGCCGTCTCAAAAGTGATGACTGTGAGTCATTTTGGAAAACTGATTTTATTGCAGATTTCCATCCCCAACTTCTGTGAAGCAATTAGAGAAGCTAATCATGATAATGATAATATACCCCCCCAGAGATTTTAAAGCATCCTGCAGCGATGGCAGGTGTTTAACATTTTTGTCTAACCCTAGTGTTTATTGagtattaaatgtaaatgttcaATAATGCttgcaataaaaaatacaataaataaataaactatttccATCCAGTCCTCCAGTGCGtgattcattttaaatatattattaatattatggtCAAACAATGAAATTGCATTACATCACACAAATAAGTGAATGTCTGTGTATTTCACTGTCTGCAGCTGTAAAGAAGTAATCAAGTACGGTGCTGATAAGTGAAGCTGTAAAAGAAATTATTCCAAACCTGCCATGCTATGTGAATAATTGCAGTGTAAATGAATTATGGCGGCACTACTTTGAATTACAAACCTGAGTCAACACATTTGTCAAACTTCTGAGGGTGACGAGTATTAATCAGTGGTAAGGTGTGGAGTTAGCCTGTTCAATCATTTACAGTAATCGCGTGAAAGATAAAACTAgttaacaaatacacacacagcagACTTTATAGTGACTGGAGTAATCGTTATTTATATGAAATATGtcttaaaaataaagaataacaaCTCCATAGTTTTTTTTGCTGGAAAACAAtggatatttttgttttttatagggAGTTGTATATAGGTTTGCAAAGTATTATTCCCTCCAAAACCCTGGTGGTTCCCAAGCTTTTCTCAGGTGGGGGCCAAACCTGGGGTTTATGGATTTTACCAGAAAAACACGACCTGCAAGGGACCAAAAGCATACATATTTACACTAAAATATGTAGCGTTGTATCTGCAGCTTTGCCTCAGGGAATTGGGTTGTGAGAGGATACACCTGACATTATTGTTGTTGAGACTAGTACACtcataaatatatcattttaaaactacaaaaaactTTTCCCTTGAGCAAAAATGTACTTCAAGAAGGATTTTGTGAGACGCTCTGTTATGTGTAGCGCAACAGTGATTTTGATGTGGagatacagttgcagacaaaattattggcaccctgcGCTTATTATACCATAACTCAAGGTAACAGATAAAGACAAACATTTaataaactttaaccacttttgtaataaaacataaagcaaaatacacaatctctagctagtaatttaacaaataatctctatcaaaaaaactaaaaactgattttatttaaagtatttatttatgtcaaaagtattggcacccctgctttagtaatTCATGTGCCCTCCtcttgcttttattatggctttcaggcgtttatgataattcttatccagtatgttacatcttgctGGTGAAATCTGTGTCCACTCTATCTTGCATATTTTCTTTAGCTCAGACAGATTGAATACAAAATGCTTGGCTACATCTTTTTTCAGATGTCCAAAGCATTTATATTGGATTAagatctggtgattgcaaagGCCATTGCAGAactttatctttgttttcttcaagaattgcaGAGTTGATttagctgtatgctttgggtcgttgtcgtgctggaagataaactgtctgccaatcagcctatgagcagatggtatcattgtactttgcagaatgttttgatacatggctgcattcattctaTCATCAATCACAttaatgtctccagtccctgaactgctaaaacacccccatattgAACCATCTCCGATACAAGGTTCTTCTGAATGCTTTCCCTTTTTTCTCTTAACAAgctgtggtccatttttggggaaaagttctgttttagtctcattggaccagaggcttgttgaagaatgcttcagattcctgttcatatttcttggcaaattgtagacggtttgttttatgaattttctttaaaagtggttttcAGCGAGGTCTACATGCACACAACTCTTCTGTGTCCAGGTGCCTTTTGTGCAGTTCTTCcatgcactattatgcctgatgcttctaactCTTTGTTTAAGTCCTTGTCTATTAATCTTGAATTTGTTTAACTCGTCGGACGATTATCCTACCTGCTGTGCCCATAAatggacgtccacttctttcaagcgtttcagttgaatttgttgcTGTCTGTTTACGTGCTAACTAGGCAACAAGGAGGTCAAGAGGCTAAAAGACAGTAGCTTCTGCACCCTAGCACAATATTTGTAAAGGTTAGTTCTGCTATTATTTGGGACAGCATCTTTCCTTTGTTTAAATCTCAGTGCTCTAAATGGATTGTGGTATCAACAGAGTAACAGCTGCTCTGTTTGTCTTGCACAAATATTTTGAGTTTTCAGATGAACACTCTAAGTCTTTGCCATTTAAGGATGCagtgtgctccagtggttaaagtccagggcttataaccagaaggtcaccaattcaaatcccacctgtgcCACTGattaactcactgtgtgaccctgagcaagacacttaacctccttgtgctccatcctgcggatcagatgttaaatcaatgtcctattggaaATGACtgtgcatataatgcacagttcatagCCTacttctgtaaagcactttgtgatggtggtccactatgaaaggtgctatataaagatattattattattattttggtacaGTTAAAAGCTAACCTAATGGAAAACTTGACTAAACATTTATCTTAATAGGTAGACAGCTGTGGCTTCAGTTTAGTTTATCATGTAAAAAGGGTGCTGTTTACAGCGGTTTTACATTGGgaacagtaaaaacaatgcacATTTCTTGCACGTGTTATAAGACATGGTTTAATTTAAAAACTAGTTTGTAAGCAAAACAACCAAATAGCTGACCAGTCAGAtagtttttaatattttgcatTGCTGAGACGGAAaatactaaagttatttaaagttaAAATAACAAAACCCCTAACTGTTTAAAACTCGGAATTGCAGATTGCGTACCAATCTCAAAATCTTCTAGACATGAAAAAATTTGAAATCTGCTACAAATACAGTGTTTTCAGGGTTACCAAGAGGGATTTAGCACAGAATTCTTCTAATCTAATGACCTTCCTTTGGCAGTACTTTGGAAGTTTATTGGTGATATTTTGTGTGGAGCTGGCCAGTGGTGTGTGGACCTACGAAGAAAAAATGGTAAGTTAAAATTAATTAGATTACACCCCCCAAGATCAGTACATATATTTGGCCAATAAGAAAAATACAGTTAAATCTGCATTAGGCCATTAAACTGATTTTACCTTAAAATTAGCAGAACAAAAGTCCTGTGAAATCTGTGTAAATTagctgtttgtttctgttttgagTGCTGATATTGTTAATTGTGTGACTTCAATGACCATCTTTACAACAGTGACTATATTGTTGATAACAAAAGAGTTTCAGCTTCTCCCGAAGCTTTGATCCATTCCATTGACAGGTGTATGGCTACAGGGTTATGCATTCAACAAAACTATGAGATTACTAGCAGAAGAATGTAAATTCTGTTCTTAGAACTAATaccattaaaaaacacacacaattgtaCTGGTATAAAACAGAAGGtatcatattttcaaagcatttcctcctTTCTTTATTTGCCGTCTATTATGTGACTGAATATTTTGTTGTTCTAATTTAACAGgttgtataattataatttttataGAGAAAGTTAACTGGATTTTTATATTCTAATTTTGTACattgtacagtacttttttttttttttcaaaatgacctgCGGATCTCTGAATTTGACATATCCTGTCAAAGTTGAAAATGTaatatacttattttattttctattccaGGTCCCTGTTCAAAGGTCTGATATGATCAGTTTGAAATCTAGAATGCCCAATTATGGTTTGTCAAGGTTCCAGTGGCTAACCCATGCCTGGAACTTCTTTCAGAAAGAggtcagtgttttgtatttttcttagaATTTGAATGCTTGGTGGAACGAAGAACTATGCAAGACTTGGGTATAAACATCTACCTACCCTGATGGTGGTAGACATATATCACTACACAGATACTTGGTAGGCAGCTCAGCATTGTAAGAGAAGATAGAATAGGTACTGTGGGAAGGTGTCTATACTCAAGTCTGGCTTTGACATTGTTAAAATAAAGGCTGTGAATTTTAGAATATACAATAGAAGCTCATATCAAGTCTTTTTAGTTCAAGTGCTGTGGTGTGATGTACTTCACTGACTGGCTGGAAGTAACAGAGATGGAGTGGCCCCCTGACTCGTGCTGTGTTCGAGAGTTCCCCGGATGTGCCAGGCAGGCGCACTATGAAGACCTGAGTGACCTCTACCAAGAGGTAGGACTTCTTGGTTATCCATTGGGAATCATACCCAAGCTGTTGTATTTAGAAATCTGTCTGTACTTGTTAAAAAGTCAGGCTGTGTTTTTATCATAATGAAGTATTGAGTGAAACATCGAGAAATTACCACCATTTTCCTCACTAGCACAGCATACAGTATTTTATGAAGCACAGAAACAAGTGTTTGATATACTTGCAAGAATATAGAAAAATAGATATTGGcatttttacagtactgtatttagatTTCATTTAACACAGTGTGCTATAAGTTATTTACACCAACTCAGCACTGATTaccattaggaaaaaaaaaacttagacaaagagaaggagatgtgataccttttattgggctaagtaaacaaaaatgatttagttttgtttagtcaagcccctttcacactggcgtgatctacccgggtcagaacctacccgggaaGGACGCAgtgtcatgtgggtcgggtaCACGATTTCACgttgcttttgataaagcagggttgacctgggtgacagaaggaAGTAAACAatacgtgtatcaatgccccggaagcagcttgttactgacgcttccatccaggCTTCCCTGGATTGAACCGTcaacccaaatgttgattagaacagacgtttcttcatccctgctgcaatatggctcatggtgtgtctcaaacaacaaaaatatggctaaacagaataaacagaaatagaagtgccagtgtgaaagggtaTCACATCTCtgtctctttgtctatcatctcaggtctgatacggctaccatttcatctatcaacgaCTAGAAAAAAACTTAGGAAACTCTTTTATTTGCCTTCAGTGGTTTTAGAGGGGAGTTCCCAACCTATCTGAAAACAGTTCTTACTTATGGGGTAATGTCTTACAGTTTGTGTTTCGCATATGCATTATGTAGTCTCTCATATCATGAGATTCAGGAAGCTGTAGCTTGGGGCACTTTTGCTTTTCTATTTTTTCCTCTATGCTGACCTAAATTCTTAAGAAGTACATACGAGTGTTGTATCAAATCAATGTATTGAAatgctgcatatacagtagttTACACAATGAACTGCTATACAGCTGTGCTAATGATTTCAGTGGAGTCTGTGTTTCTATTAAAGGTGTTTAGAGATATTCCTGTTAATTCACTGTGACcgcttttttataatttatttctggatcatttctgtaaatatatactgtatcagtatatattccaaatgttttttttttgtttgtttgtataaatTCCATTCTATGAAGCCATACAGACTGTATTATCTGAATCACATCCTCTCAAGAAGTCCCTGACCTTAGCCTCAGAGGAAACCATTAGCATGGATGTGAGATTCACTGGAGCTAGAGTTGTCTTTTTGACAAGAGGAAAAGCATACATATACATGTGTGTTGAATGTAGTGCTTTGTGGATAACAACATTCCCAAGAAATTGACGTTTGAGCTTCCCCACACTGCTCCACCAAAGTGCTTTATCCAAGCTGTGTTTAGGAATATGTTGGCTTGTGTACTTAAAACagggggaacattttttttttgccagattTGTTTCGAAGCATGTGATTTGTTATATTACAGTAGTTCAGATAAATAAGTAGTTTCCTAAAGAATACCAGTGCTCTTATCACAAAATTAATGATGTTACAATGTGCTGCAAAACTGTAAAATTGAGAGGCCAAATTCTGCTATTCTAGCCAGTGCTGGCTAAAATCAGTGGCATTTTGTCCAAGGCTTATCTTGCTGATTGGGACTATAATTTATAATGCTTCTATAACCACAAATATAAGcagaaattacattttgttatcCAGCAAGAATAAGCAATTAAGAAGATGCCTGCAGAGagtcaaataatttttttttaagagctgTAGATGCCAAAAGAGGATTCATAGGCATGTCACACTCTACAGTGAAGAGCTGTCTGCCAGGAAATAATGAATTGCCcttttacatttctatttctgtTCAAAACAGTTCCCTAGTTAGGTCACATCATACATATTCTTGCATTCACGTACCAAATGTTGAAAATTCCAACCGCAGTATTTTAGGACACATTTTATATGGGTTTAACCCTCTGGTACATTTAATGTTTTTAAGTGGGGTGGTAAAATACAGGCATATTTTTTCAGACTGGGGGCAAATCTTGTTTAATTTTATGCATGTTTAAATttgtataataaaaatgatttatttgatttattttgtaggGTTGTGGTCCAAAAATGTATAGTTTCATAAGAGGCACAAAACAGCTCCAAGTCTTGAGGTTCCTGGGTGTTTCTATAGGAGTTTCTCAGATCCTCGCCATGATTCTCACAGTTACTTTGCTCTGGGCCCTCTACTATGACAGAAGAGCTCCGAGGCCTGATCAGTTGATGACCTTGAATAATGATACCTCCCAGCACCTGCCATGTCATTCAGGGGATCTGCTGAAATCCAGCTTAACCAGGACCTTTGGACATAGGACTACAGCTAACAATGTCAACACAGAGTTTGAGAtggaacagttttatttttgtgaaagtcttgtttttttatgtagacAGAGGAATAAGTAACTTTAATTGAGTCTTAACCTGATTCCCAtgtgtggcaagatggcttgcaggtgatgtcagacccgggaAGAGACAAacacagtactggggtatggAAGCGTTGGTGCGcaagttttaataataaataaaatatttaaacaaaaacaaaacacttaacaagcaaaacggcatggtggccaaaacaaaacagacaaaacagacatggaacaaacaagtatcgtgctggtgtaaagccagcacagGTAGCAATTCTTATTTGGATTTGAGCTTTTCTTTTTATCTCACGACTCACGTCTCGtcccgcctctgaacacactaaccaagttcagccaaagctgcaggtttttatattgtggccgagggattaactggctattaattacctagtttatccctttaccacattcggcacagggtttctcatatgcgtggtcaacagccagtttgtcaataatcactcgctgttgaccacgcaatctcatgattttatctggatggggcattttaaccccatccatgctgtaaacaataataacaaaacattgtgttttttaacacaccaaaccatacagtaaaacaataataatacaaatgaatacaaaacacacacaggggcggggtgcacCCCGTCACACCATGAAAAGAAGAATATTGCATGGGATAGTCAGGCTACAGTCATGCTGCTGAAATCAAATCCAGCTGTATTATCCCAATTAACATGCACAGAAAAATTTATTGGGATACACATAAATAGCATCTTGTCTTCTGACTAGTGGAATAgacacattgtactgtacagtactgcaaaGAGTTGATAAGCATAACTCATGGGTTATTTAAAGAAAGATAGACTGTTGGCTTTTAACAGCAGTcagattttcttttcttcataaaaacagactgaaaaaaaaaaacattaaataacttTAACTTTTTGTGTAGGGCCGAATGTTTATAGATTGCaatgaaaatgcttttatttaacGGAagtgtaaaacctttttgttaACCTTTTCACAGGTACTGACATTTTCTTCAATATgatcttattttttttgttttgtatattggtGCGTGTTTAAATGAGGGTTACTTTTATGGAAAGGGCAATCCATTTGCAACAGTAATTGACCCGATTCAACTATAGAAAGTATTAGCAATATATTTACATggttccattttttaaaatactgcataTTTAGGGATTCTTCCATTGGTGTCTGTGTATTTCAGTTCATTTGCCAGTTTCAACTGTTGAGTCTTGGTACATTTTAAAGTCTTATAACAGTGTTAGGGAAAATACAGACAGCCCCACTTGAATTTGACAGAAGTTGAATGATATTTAGTCTCGCTTCATTACTGCTCTTTGAATGCCTAGTGTTTAGTTGGTTAGTCTGCAATCTTTACTAGGTGCTTAATATGCTTTTTATAAATACTACTTAGTGGAAAATTAGATGGAAGCTGGGCAGCTTCCCAGTGTACCTGACAGATTGCATTGCATATTAAACACACTGTATCCAATTTCAAATGAAAACCTTCAATGACATCTGAAGGTCATATGCAACATGGAAGACTTGCAGAGAATTACACCATGTGACAAACTGCAATACACAAGTGTGAAATTGATTTTCATAGGAGACAACTGCATCtcgatttaataaaaataaaatgattacattacttggtaacagattataaaaataatatttttttaagaattgaATTCAGGTTAACTATATAAAGTGTATCCCTGTAGATTATGTATAATATCCAACAAGTCTGGAGTGAGtatctgtttactgtatatccaTACAAAGTTGATTCTGCTTGTAAAATGGAATTTATAGGGTTATATTTTTTGCATTAGTTCTTCATTCTGTATCCTGCTTTTTCAAACCTGACCTGGTATTTTTCAGATATTAGTAATGCTTGCAGTAATGTTAGTAAGCCACAGTTAGGAGGCTGCTGGGGGAAGGGGAAAAACTAACCATTCATTCTAAATCTCTGTCTGATCCGAACATTAGGAGTGTAGGCCTTTGGGAATGTCACTGCCCGAAAGCTTCTGCGTTTGAAGTCAAGATGGAATTCTTTGATCTTGTCAGAATTTAAGATGCTAGTAGGTTCTTTACTATCAATTGTATTAGTTTTCAAGGGGAAAAGACACATACACATTTCAGAAAGGGGCAGATTAATATAGAGCTATTTTGAAGGTACGCATTTTGGTTTTAATTCAAAGAACGAGAAACAAAGCCTTAATATGTATATGATGCTGGATTATGGACCAGAAAAGTAGAAACATCTATATATGTAAAGCCATAGATATTAATATTATGCTACATAGTCATACATCATTAACTATTTTAACTGATTGGTTGAACATGTTTTACTTAATGTATGCATTATGTATAAACCACATCCATTTGACATGGGATTAACTGCCTTATGCAGAAGAAGGAAAAGTCTGGAATAAAATCttgaaaataattaaactgagttgatgtattttttaaaagtattgaAGTGGCACTAAATGCATTATCATTTTTAACATGGATCCTGGCATGAATTAGGACTAGCTGTACCATATTATATTAAAATTGATTAATATTCCAGTTGGAGAGTAGAGTGAATTTGGAAATTAATGATAAACGTGATCTGAGTCACATCGTAATTctaataaatcatacatacatGTATGTGTTCACTGTGACAAAAAGCTTTTCTAAAGCACAgcttaagcccgccgcacacagcccgactcaagccgtcccgactcatctcatctcaactggccgtacagagtttggatgaatcgtatcagtgtgcgtgcacttaaaaccaagattatgcagatttcagtcgggatgtcttcagatttgaagattgaacatgttgaatctttttcagactcagtttcgttcagatgtgatcagtctgtctgtgtgcggtgtttgccgaccaagactgtctga
The sequence above is a segment of the Acipenser ruthenus chromosome 7, fAciRut3.2 maternal haplotype, whole genome shotgun sequence genome. Coding sequences within it:
- the LOC117972017 gene encoding tetraspanin-12-like, translating into MSVCVLGVSAWMRDYLNNVFILTADTRLEEAVIRTYSPVVHPVMIAVCCFLIIVGMLGYCGTVKGNPLLLSWYFGSLLVIFCVELASGVWTYEEKMVPVQRSDMISLKSRMPNYGLSRFQWLTHAWNFFQKEFKCCGVMYFTDWLEVTEMEWPPDSCCVREFPGCARQAHYEDLSDLYQEDEV